From Zingiber officinale cultivar Zhangliang chromosome 5B, Zo_v1.1, whole genome shotgun sequence, the proteins below share one genomic window:
- the LOC121984242 gene encoding glucan endo-1,3-beta-glucosidase 11-like: MSDSMFFKSRMVLTVAMLTSIFSSDFGLFRLGSSLGINYGQVANNLPSPEQVLMLLKSLKVNNTRIYDTNPQVLTAFANTGIDIIVMVPNEAIRQLMDPQLALQWVADNVQPYFPATKITGIAVGNEVFTSDDAAAMADLAPAMASIRAALVQIGLGDQIHVSSANSLAVLESSYPPSSGAFKAELAGTMAPFLQFLAATKAPFWVNAYPYFAYKDDPSGIPLDYVLFNPNGGMEDPQTQLRYDNMLYAQVDAAIFALERLGYGGVEVRVAETGWPSKGDADEVGASTENARLYNRNLLVRQMANEGTPRVPNRRLEVYLFAMFNEDLKPGPTSERNYGLFHPDGTMAYNLGLAAPLSASSTASLSLTSSAAKETSRKFGCHWSCITVILFLLSWTVQVKL, encoded by the exons ATGAGTGACTCAATGTTCTTCAAATCGAGGATGGTTTTGACTGTTGCTATGCTCACGAGCATCTTTTCCTCAG ATTTTGGCCTCTTCCGGCTTGGCTCCAGCCTCGGCATTAACTACGGTCAAGTTGCTAACAATTTACCGAGTCCAGAACAAGTTTTGATGCTGTTGAAGTCGTTGAAGGTGAACAACACGAGGATCTATGACACCAACCCTCAAGTGCTCACGGCCTTCGCAAACACCGGCATCGACATCATCGTCATGGTGCCGAACGAGGCGATTCGCCAGCTGATGGACCCTCAGCTGGCGCTGCAATGGGTAGCCGACAACGTGCAGCCCTACTTCCCGGCCACCAAGATCACCGGAATTGCAGTGGGGAACGAGGTGTTCACCAGCGACGACGCGGCGGCGATGGCCGACCTCGCCCCGGCCATGGCCAGCATCCGCGCCGCGCTCGTCCAGATCGGCCTCGGCGATCAAATCCACGTCTCCAGTGCCAACTCCCTGGCGGTGTTGGAGAGCTCGTACCCGCCGTCGTCCGGGGCGTTCAAGGCGGAGCTAGCCGGCACTATGGCGCCGTTCCTGCAGTTCCTGGCTGCCACGAAGGCGCCCTTCTGGGTCAACGCCTACCCCTACTTCGCGTACAAGGACGACCCGTCGGGGATTCCGCTGGACTACGTTCTGTTCAACCCCAACGGCGGGATGGAGGATCCCCAGACGCAGCTGCGCTACGACAACATGCTGTACGCGCAGGTCGACGCGGCGATCTTCGCGCTCGAGCGGTTAGGGTACGGAGGAGTGGAGGTGCGCGTAGCGGAGACCGGGTGGCCGTCGAAGGGCGACGCCGACGAGGTAGGGGCGAGCACTGAGAACGCGCGGTTGTACAACAGGAACCTGCTGGTGAGGCAGATGGCGAACGAAGGGACGCCGAGGGTGCCCAACCGGAGGCTCGAGGTCTACCTGTTCGCGATGTTCAACGAGGATTTGAAGCCCGGACCGACGTCGGAGAGAAACTACGGGCTCTTCCACCCCGACGGCACCATGGCATACAACCTCGGACTGGCGGCGCCGCTTTCGGCGTCTTCCACTGCTTCCCTCTCTCTCACCTCCTCTGCGGCAAAG GAAACGAGCAGGAAATTTGGCTGCCACTGGAGCTGCATCACTGTGATCCTATTTCTATTATCTTGGACAGTGCAAGTTAAGCTTTAA